One genomic region from Haloterrigena gelatinilytica encodes:
- a CDS encoding DUF3006 family protein, protein MTERYTAVLDRIVDGETAVLLLEDDGTVVDERVLDVDRLPEDGRHEGAVFDLELADDGVESDDDGLEAEDDDLETMSYRPSLERDRREEAQDRFDRLSERLSDE, encoded by the coding sequence ATGACCGAGCGCTACACCGCGGTCCTCGACCGGATCGTCGACGGCGAGACGGCCGTGCTCCTGCTCGAGGACGACGGGACGGTGGTCGACGAGCGCGTCCTCGATGTGGATCGGCTGCCCGAGGACGGTCGTCACGAGGGCGCCGTCTTCGACCTCGAACTCGCGGACGACGGCGTCGAGTCGGACGACGATGGTCTCGAAGCGGAAGATGACGACCTCGAGACGATGAGCTATCGCCCGTCGCTCGAACGGGATCGACGGGAGGAGGCCCAGGACCGGTTCGATCGCCTCTCCGAGCGACTCTCCGACGAGTAG
- a CDS encoding ComEC/Rec2 family competence protein has protein sequence MRRHRGLAVVSVVGLVVLSGCLVGFVPSDDAEDADGDVDGDLEIHHIDVGQGDSTLLVTPDGETVLIDTGTWQADGRGVIDYLEGEGIERIDHLVTTHGHADHIGGHAAVIEHFEEQGEGVGAVYDPGVASTSATYENYLDAIEDHEVRLLEVAAGDRIPLEDESVDATVLNPPDDDGGSIDAYSTVLSVQYEEFSYLTTGDVEERAERRLVDERGDALAADAYQAGHHGSSTSSTAPFLDAVDPEIAVISSALDSQYGHPHDEVLEAFADRGVETYWTGVHGDVVLETDGEEVTVTPETEGPTDPAALLERKDAAQSTSESLSAPSPDRPPSERSPSPAGPSIQPQATLEGPPAPVVDGAAPRIPAR, from the coding sequence ATGCGACGCCACCGCGGTCTCGCGGTCGTCTCAGTCGTCGGACTGGTAGTCCTGTCGGGCTGTCTGGTCGGCTTCGTCCCGAGCGACGACGCCGAGGACGCCGACGGGGACGTCGACGGCGACCTCGAGATCCACCACATCGACGTGGGACAGGGCGACTCGACGCTGCTGGTCACGCCCGACGGCGAGACGGTGTTGATCGATACGGGCACCTGGCAGGCCGACGGGCGGGGAGTCATCGACTACCTCGAGGGCGAGGGCATCGAGCGGATCGACCACCTCGTCACGACCCACGGCCACGCCGACCACATCGGCGGTCACGCGGCCGTCATCGAGCACTTCGAGGAGCAGGGCGAGGGCGTCGGCGCGGTCTACGATCCCGGCGTCGCGTCCACCAGCGCCACCTACGAGAACTACCTCGACGCGATCGAGGACCACGAGGTCAGGCTCCTCGAGGTCGCCGCGGGCGATCGGATCCCCCTCGAGGACGAGTCGGTCGACGCGACCGTGCTGAACCCGCCCGACGACGACGGCGGGAGTATCGACGCCTACAGCACCGTTCTCAGCGTCCAGTACGAGGAGTTCTCGTATCTGACGACGGGCGACGTCGAAGAGCGGGCCGAGCGACGACTGGTCGACGAACGCGGCGACGCCCTCGCGGCCGACGCCTATCAGGCCGGTCACCACGGTTCTTCGACCTCGTCGACGGCGCCGTTCCTCGACGCCGTCGACCCCGAGATCGCGGTGATCTCGAGCGCGCTCGACTCCCAGTACGGCCACCCCCACGACGAGGTGCTCGAGGCCTTCGCCGATCGCGGCGTCGAGACCTACTGGACCGGCGTCCACGGCGACGTCGTCCTCGAGACCGACGGCGAGGAGGTCACGGTGACGCCCGAGACCGAGGGTCCGACCGATCCGGCCGCGCTGCTCGAGCGAAAGGATGCGGCCCAGTCGACGTCGGAATCGCTGTCGGCGCCGTCGCCCGACCGACCGCCGTCCGAACGGTCACCGTCGCCCGCGGGGCCGTCGATCCAGCCGCAGGCGACGCTCGAGGGGCCGCCCGCACCGGTAGTTGATGGTGCCGCGCCGCGTATCCCAGCCCGATGA
- a CDS encoding OsmC family protein → MAKQVTTVSEEGYSATNEIREFETTIDANGEDAPDTLEALLAAYGSCYVPALRVGAQQRDAGDLGKIEIDITGDLNDDDKLESVSFDIRVEGDVDEDTGEEVIERAFELCKVHDALKDSLHAETSFEGNAV, encoded by the coding sequence ATGGCGAAGCAGGTCACTACCGTCTCCGAGGAGGGTTACAGTGCCACGAACGAGATCCGAGAGTTCGAAACGACCATCGACGCCAACGGGGAGGACGCGCCGGACACGCTCGAGGCGCTGCTGGCCGCGTACGGCTCCTGTTACGTCCCCGCGTTGCGGGTCGGCGCACAGCAGCGCGACGCCGGCGACCTCGGCAAGATCGAGATCGACATCACCGGCGATCTGAACGACGACGACAAACTCGAGTCGGTCTCCTTCGACATCCGGGTCGAGGGCGACGTCGACGAGGACACCGGCGAGGAGGTCATCGAGCGCGCCTTCGAACTCTGCAAGGTCCACGACGCGCTGAAGGACAGCCTCCACGCGGAGACGAGTTTCGAGGGGAACGCGGTCTAA
- a CDS encoding MEDS domain-containing protein — protein sequence MSKTPSSTANDVLGLESPLEALQTSPQFRGPVEPMDGDFCNDHFALIYESRDDQFAAIAPFIRQGLERGERCMYVVGEDEATEVRSALRESGIDVDAAVESGALVIETIENTYLKTGSFDADEMMDRYAEIIEEATADYEAFRLAAEMSWILEADVSVEESMAYESKVNALFDDEDAIAVCQYDRNRFPPTVLRDVVRVHPHLIYDNTVCHNFYYTPPEEFCGPNQPRHELDRMLGTLLDRTEAKTELQERERYQQRQNEIISDPDSSFEEKLQDLFDLGSERFDLELGGMARVDPDDDRFELEYVSGDHDRFEPGVELPLSETFCALPAETGSTASVADPAVDGYADLESCREFGVRAYLGTYLEIDGGSDRTFAFVGPDARDEPFSDDEHAFLQSMGQWVKYELEQHHRERELERTVDRLEESNERLEQFAYAASHDLQEPLRMVSSYLQLIERRTGDDLSEEIREFLSFAVDGAERMRRMIEGLLAYSRVETRGEPLEPVELDEVVEDVRENLQVRLDETDAELSVEPLPRVQGDGNQLRQLLQNLLSNAIKYSGETPPRIEVTAERNGNTWKLSVRDDGIGIEDDERERIFDIFDRLHGREEYDGTGIGLALCERIVERHGGEIWVDAEPGEGSTFSFTLRKAAPAE from the coding sequence GTGAGCAAGACCCCATCCTCCACCGCAAACGACGTCCTCGGTCTCGAAAGCCCCCTCGAGGCCCTCCAGACGAGCCCGCAGTTTCGCGGTCCCGTCGAACCGATGGACGGCGACTTCTGTAACGACCACTTCGCGCTGATCTACGAGTCTCGGGACGACCAGTTCGCGGCGATCGCCCCCTTCATCCGGCAGGGACTCGAGCGCGGCGAGCGCTGCATGTACGTCGTCGGCGAGGACGAAGCGACCGAGGTCCGGTCGGCGCTCCGGGAGAGCGGCATCGACGTCGACGCCGCCGTCGAGTCGGGTGCGCTGGTCATCGAAACCATCGAGAACACCTACCTGAAGACCGGTTCGTTCGACGCCGACGAGATGATGGACCGCTACGCGGAGATCATCGAGGAGGCGACCGCCGACTACGAGGCGTTTCGGCTGGCTGCCGAGATGTCGTGGATCCTCGAGGCCGACGTCTCCGTCGAGGAGTCGATGGCCTACGAGAGCAAGGTGAACGCGCTCTTCGACGACGAGGACGCGATCGCGGTCTGTCAGTACGACCGCAACCGATTCCCGCCGACGGTCCTGCGCGACGTGGTCCGGGTACACCCGCATCTCATCTACGATAACACCGTTTGCCACAACTTCTACTACACCCCGCCCGAGGAGTTCTGCGGCCCGAACCAGCCGCGCCACGAACTCGATCGGATGCTCGGGACGCTGCTCGATCGGACCGAAGCGAAGACCGAACTGCAGGAGCGAGAGCGGTACCAGCAGCGCCAGAACGAGATCATCTCGGACCCCGACAGCTCCTTCGAGGAGAAGCTGCAGGACCTGTTCGACCTCGGCAGCGAGCGGTTCGACCTCGAACTCGGCGGCATGGCCCGCGTCGATCCCGACGACGATCGGTTCGAACTCGAATACGTCAGCGGCGACCACGACCGCTTCGAACCCGGCGTCGAACTCCCGCTGTCCGAGACCTTCTGTGCGCTCCCCGCCGAGACCGGGTCGACGGCGAGCGTCGCCGATCCCGCCGTCGACGGCTACGCCGATCTCGAGTCCTGTCGGGAGTTCGGCGTGCGGGCGTATCTCGGCACCTACCTCGAGATCGACGGCGGTTCCGATCGGACGTTCGCGTTCGTCGGGCCTGACGCGCGAGACGAACCGTTTTCCGACGACGAACACGCCTTCCTCCAGTCGATGGGCCAGTGGGTGAAGTACGAACTCGAGCAACACCACCGCGAGCGCGAACTCGAGCGGACCGTCGACCGCCTCGAGGAGTCCAACGAACGCCTGGAGCAGTTCGCGTACGCGGCCAGCCACGACCTCCAGGAACCGCTGCGGATGGTCTCGAGCTACCTCCAGTTGATCGAGCGTCGGACCGGCGACGACCTCTCCGAGGAGATCCGCGAGTTCCTCTCGTTCGCCGTCGACGGCGCCGAACGGATGCGCCGGATGATCGAGGGGCTGCTCGCGTATTCGCGGGTCGAGACGCGCGGCGAGCCGCTCGAACCGGTCGAACTCGACGAGGTCGTCGAGGACGTCCGCGAGAATCTGCAGGTCCGCCTCGACGAGACCGACGCCGAACTCTCGGTAGAGCCCCTGCCGCGCGTGCAGGGCGACGGTAACCAACTGCGACAACTGCTCCAGAACCTCCTGAGCAACGCGATCAAGTACTCGGGAGAGACGCCGCCCCGAATCGAGGTGACGGCCGAGCGCAACGGAAACACGTGGAAACTCTCGGTGCGCGACGACGGCATCGGGATCGAAGACGACGAGCGAGAGCGGATCTTCGATATCTTCGACCGACTGCACGGCCGCGAGGAGTACGACGGCACCGGGATCGGCCTCGCGCTCTGCGAACGCATCGTCGAGCGCCACGGCGGCGAGATCTGGGTCGACGCCGAACCGGGCGAGGGGTCGACGTTCTCTTTTACGCTCCGGAAAGCGGCGCCTGCGGAGTAG
- a CDS encoding cytochrome d ubiquinol oxidase subunit II, with protein sequence MTESLSATEPALASTSAYLVEPLPELWFGLVVATFGVYLLLDGFDFGVGVLFAEADETERRRFLAAFGPLWKANEVWLVLFGTVLFAGFPAAYAAILGRYYLAVFALLLALGLRGLGSKFRGERDDERWVRFWDRCFVVGSAAAPFLLGAFAASWALGEPSVVAVVPLLAGAATVALVTALGAAFLCAKLESPIRERLVRRGRAATAAYAALGTVTLVASVIRYPALRSEIQSVPMGGLCIGTIACAGVAVAAATGNRYRSFAVATAGLAVAFAAFIGVLLYPAIDPATGTTVADAVAAPLSLNLTTGFAVVFLPLIGSYFVVLYSLFDDPASDSGQYQHG encoded by the coding sequence ATGACTGAGTCGCTTTCGGCGACCGAACCGGCGCTCGCGTCGACGTCGGCGTACCTCGTCGAGCCGTTACCGGAGCTGTGGTTCGGACTCGTCGTCGCGACGTTCGGCGTGTACCTCCTGCTCGACGGCTTCGACTTCGGCGTCGGCGTCCTGTTCGCCGAAGCCGACGAGACCGAACGGCGGCGATTCCTCGCCGCGTTCGGGCCGCTGTGGAAGGCCAACGAAGTCTGGCTCGTCCTGTTCGGGACCGTGCTCTTCGCCGGCTTCCCGGCGGCGTACGCCGCGATCCTGGGCCGGTACTATCTCGCGGTCTTCGCGCTCCTGCTGGCGCTCGGCCTTCGCGGACTGGGTTCGAAATTCCGAGGGGAGCGCGACGACGAGCGGTGGGTTCGGTTCTGGGACCGCTGCTTCGTCGTCGGGAGCGCCGCCGCGCCGTTTCTCCTCGGCGCGTTCGCCGCGAGCTGGGCGCTCGGCGAACCGTCCGTGGTCGCCGTCGTCCCGCTGCTCGCCGGCGCCGCTACCGTCGCACTCGTGACGGCCCTCGGCGCGGCGTTTCTCTGCGCGAAACTCGAGTCCCCGATCCGCGAGCGGCTCGTTCGCCGCGGACGTGCGGCGACGGCGGCGTACGCCGCGCTGGGGACGGTGACGCTCGTCGCGTCAGTTATTCGGTATCCCGCGCTCCGGTCGGAAATCCAGTCGGTCCCGATGGGCGGGCTCTGTATCGGTACGATCGCGTGCGCCGGCGTCGCCGTCGCGGCTGCAACCGGAAACCGCTACCGGAGCTTCGCGGTCGCGACGGCCGGGCTTGCGGTCGCGTTCGCCGCATTCATCGGCGTCCTGCTGTATCCCGCGATCGATCCCGCGACCGGAACGACGGTCGCCGACGCGGTCGCCGCGCCGCTCTCTCTCAACCTCACGACCGGATTCGCGGTCGTCTTCCTCCCGCTCATCGGCTCGTACTTCGTCGTTCTGTACTCGCTGTTCGACGATCCGGCGAGCGACAGCGGCCAGTACCAGCACGGGTAA
- a CDS encoding cytochrome ubiquinol oxidase subunit I, with protein MSARIPVSAIGDSAADLVATIAFLSPELASRIQFGWTITVHILFASLSVGLAPFLVYVTVQEVRTGDRRYARLREFWTKVFGVGFVMGTVTGIPMGFMFGTNFGSFSTTVGELLGGPLSFEVKMAFFLEAVSLGVLLFGRERVSDRFYALSSVLVAVGAWLSAFWVLVVNSWMQTPRGYEIVTEGGTSVARLTDPVAAFLNPRFPWMYVHMQNASIIAVTLLVAGVAAYFVRTNRESDAWRTALRLAVVVLLVTSAFQAVHGDAYGRHVADTQPHKFAAMEAHYETGQADLHLVAIPTDPEAITDPRAENLYTISIPQAASFLASGGDPTAEVTGLDDFEFESPPVAVVFWSFRLMVGLGFWFIALGAWGTYRCRRGDLAEADRYLQLLMASAPLGFVALLTGWYVTEIGRQPWLVQGVLRTAEGVSPSLTSTEATLTLLGFVVGYLGLLAAFLLVCKRFVDEERDRCGVGDRDDADGTTDERPREVIADD; from the coding sequence ATGTCTGCCCGGATACCGGTATCAGCGATCGGGGACTCAGCCGCCGATCTCGTCGCGACGATAGCGTTTTTGAGTCCGGAGTTGGCCAGTCGAATCCAGTTCGGTTGGACGATCACGGTCCACATCCTCTTCGCGTCGCTCTCGGTCGGACTCGCACCGTTTCTCGTCTACGTTACCGTCCAGGAGGTTCGAACGGGCGACCGACGGTACGCGCGCCTCCGGGAGTTTTGGACGAAGGTCTTCGGCGTCGGCTTCGTCATGGGCACCGTTACCGGCATCCCGATGGGGTTCATGTTCGGGACGAACTTCGGCTCGTTCTCGACGACCGTCGGCGAGCTACTCGGTGGGCCCCTCTCGTTCGAGGTGAAGATGGCGTTCTTCCTCGAGGCGGTGTCCCTCGGCGTCCTGCTGTTCGGTCGCGAGCGCGTCTCCGACCGGTTCTACGCCCTGTCGTCGGTGCTGGTCGCGGTCGGTGCGTGGCTGTCGGCATTTTGGGTGCTCGTCGTCAATTCCTGGATGCAGACGCCGCGAGGGTACGAAATCGTAACCGAGGGCGGCACGTCGGTCGCGCGACTCACCGATCCCGTAGCGGCGTTTCTCAACCCGCGATTTCCGTGGATGTACGTCCACATGCAAAACGCCTCGATCATCGCCGTCACGCTGCTCGTCGCGGGCGTCGCCGCGTACTTCGTCCGGACGAACCGCGAGAGCGACGCCTGGCGAACGGCCCTCCGACTGGCCGTCGTCGTCCTGCTCGTGACGTCGGCGTTTCAGGCCGTCCACGGGGACGCGTACGGCCGCCACGTGGCCGACACACAGCCTCACAAGTTCGCCGCGATGGAAGCCCACTACGAGACCGGGCAGGCCGATCTCCACCTCGTCGCGATCCCGACCGACCCCGAGGCGATCACGGACCCGCGGGCGGAGAACCTCTATACCATCAGCATCCCGCAGGCGGCCTCGTTCCTCGCCAGCGGTGGTGATCCGACCGCCGAGGTGACCGGACTCGACGACTTCGAGTTCGAGTCGCCGCCGGTCGCGGTCGTGTTCTGGTCGTTCCGTCTGATGGTCGGTCTCGGGTTCTGGTTCATCGCCCTCGGCGCGTGGGGAACCTACCGGTGCCGGCGGGGCGACCTCGCCGAGGCCGATCGCTACCTGCAGCTACTGATGGCGTCGGCGCCGCTCGGGTTCGTGGCGCTGCTCACCGGCTGGTACGTCACCGAGATCGGGCGACAGCCCTGGCTCGTTCAGGGCGTGCTGAGGACGGCCGAGGGCGTCTCGCCGTCGCTGACGTCGACCGAAGCGACGCTGACGCTGCTCGGGTTCGTCGTCGGGTACCTCGGCTTGCTCGCCGCGTTCCTGCTCGTCTGCAAGCGATTCGTCGACGAGGAACGCGATCGCTGCGGTGTCGGAGACCGCGACGACGCCGACGGTACGACCGACGAGCGACCGCGCGAGGTGATCGCCGATGACTGA
- a CDS encoding metal-dependent hydrolase, with protein sequence MQVTWHGHSTWHVTVGETELLIDPFFDNPKTDLEPADVDAPDYVLLTHGHADHIAHAGEFSEATLVATPELVSYCEDEFGFEDAVGGMGMNLGGTVECGDAYVSMVRADHTNGIMTENDASGGMPAGFVVSDTKPTQVADEESTTFYHAGDTSLMSEMKDVIGPYLEPDAAAVPMGDHFTMGPQQAAIAVDWLDVDVAFPQHYDTFPPIEQDPADFESEVAGTGSDAEVVVLEGDESYELDG encoded by the coding sequence ATGCAAGTCACCTGGCACGGCCACTCGACGTGGCACGTCACCGTAGGGGAGACGGAGCTGCTGATCGATCCGTTCTTCGACAATCCGAAGACGGACCTCGAGCCGGCCGACGTCGACGCGCCCGATTACGTGTTGCTGACGCACGGCCACGCCGACCACATCGCCCACGCCGGCGAGTTCTCCGAGGCGACGCTGGTCGCGACGCCGGAACTCGTCTCCTACTGCGAGGACGAGTTCGGCTTCGAGGACGCCGTCGGCGGAATGGGGATGAACTTAGGCGGCACCGTCGAGTGCGGCGACGCGTACGTCAGCATGGTCCGTGCCGACCACACCAACGGGATCATGACTGAAAACGACGCCAGCGGCGGGATGCCCGCCGGCTTCGTCGTCTCGGACACGAAGCCGACACAGGTCGCAGACGAAGAGTCGACCACGTTCTACCACGCCGGCGACACCAGTCTGATGAGCGAGATGAAAGACGTCATCGGTCCGTATCTCGAGCCCGACGCCGCCGCGGTTCCGATGGGCGATCACTTCACGATGGGGCCCCAGCAGGCCGCCATCGCCGTCGACTGGCTCGACGTCGACGTCGCCTTCCCGCAACACTACGACACCTTCCCGCCGATCGAGCAGGACCCCGCCGACTTCGAGAGCGAGGTCGCGGGCACCGGCAGCGACGCCGAGGTCGTCGTCCTCGAGGGCGACGAGTCCTACGAACTCGACGGATAG
- a CDS encoding quinone oxidoreductase family protein: MRAIRVPAYGEPAVLEPADVAEPMPDATAVRIDVAAAGINFADLAKRRGTYPDGPTPPYVPGIEVAGRIAEAGDRTDFEPGDAVAAYVPRGGYAESVVVAADRAFPVPDGLSLREAAAVPIQWVTAHNALFEWGGLETAGADDGPERVLVHAGGGGVGSAAVQLAAAAGAEVFATASTAAKREFAADLGADHAIAYDAVPDAIEERAEGVDLVLDGVGGDAFDRSVEALALGGRIVAYGLASGEVPTVSTPELLFGNHSVIGYHLGEAVERQPERVYAALESLDSLLSSGDVEVVVDRTFSLEEAAAAHGYVRNRRSRGKVLLIP, encoded by the coding sequence ATGCGAGCTATTCGCGTTCCGGCGTACGGAGAGCCGGCGGTGCTAGAACCCGCCGACGTCGCGGAGCCGATGCCGGATGCGACGGCAGTCCGAATCGACGTCGCGGCCGCCGGGATCAACTTCGCCGATCTCGCGAAACGACGAGGTACCTATCCCGACGGACCGACGCCGCCGTACGTGCCCGGCATCGAGGTCGCCGGACGGATCGCCGAGGCGGGCGACCGAACCGACTTCGAACCGGGGGACGCGGTCGCGGCCTACGTCCCGCGGGGCGGTTACGCCGAGTCGGTCGTCGTCGCGGCCGACAGGGCGTTTCCCGTCCCCGACGGGCTCTCGCTGCGAGAGGCCGCCGCCGTTCCGATCCAATGGGTGACGGCGCACAACGCGCTCTTCGAGTGGGGCGGCCTCGAGACCGCCGGCGCCGACGACGGACCCGAACGGGTACTCGTCCACGCGGGCGGCGGCGGCGTCGGATCGGCGGCCGTCCAACTCGCCGCGGCGGCCGGCGCCGAGGTGTTCGCGACCGCGAGCACGGCGGCGAAACGCGAGTTTGCGGCCGATCTCGGCGCCGATCACGCGATCGCCTACGACGCGGTCCCCGACGCGATCGAGGAGCGCGCCGAGGGAGTCGATCTGGTGCTCGACGGCGTCGGCGGTGACGCCTTCGACCGGAGCGTGGAGGCGCTCGCGCTCGGCGGCCGGATCGTCGCGTACGGACTGGCCAGCGGCGAGGTGCCGACGGTGTCGACCCCCGAACTGCTCTTCGGCAATCACAGCGTGATCGGCTATCACCTGGGAGAAGCCGTCGAACGCCAGCCCGAACGGGTGTACGCGGCGCTCGAGTCGCTGGACTCGCTGCTGTCGTCGGGGGACGTCGAGGTCGTCGTCGATCGGACCTTCTCCCTCGAGGAGGCGGCGGCGGCACACGGATACGTTCGGAACCGTCGGAGCCGCGGGAAAGTGCTCCTGATACCGTGA
- a CDS encoding thiolase family protein, which translates to MTRIDSASATPAGAPGRNVAIAGAAMTPFGRRDASLLELLAEAGGNCLADGPVGADAVDHLFVARSGGAYEGQSGLAGALASELGARPAHAVAIEQTSASGAAAVYEAWKAIASGACEVALAVGGERMTHLSTATATDIVSGITHPAEYKHGITIPSFAGLTARRYLERYDAPRTALAEVAVKNHAHGVANPKAHFRREIDVATVLESPVVADPLRLYDFCPISDGSAALLLAAESALEGDDHVRVDGIGGATGTHVVHERDDLTAMSSVVDAGQRAYDRAGRSPADVDLLEVHDMFTILELLQLEGLGVADRGESWRLVERGATERGGDLPVNTSGGLKSKGHPIAASGVAQLVELYDQLTGRAGDRQIDADVGMACNVGGFGNCAIATLLSAP; encoded by the coding sequence GTGACGCGAATCGATTCGGCGTCCGCCACACCGGCCGGCGCTCCCGGACGGAACGTCGCGATCGCGGGCGCCGCGATGACGCCGTTCGGACGGCGCGACGCCTCGCTGCTGGAACTGTTAGCCGAGGCCGGAGGAAACTGTCTCGCGGACGGACCCGTCGGTGCGGACGCGGTCGACCACCTCTTCGTCGCCCGCTCGGGCGGCGCCTACGAGGGCCAGAGCGGGCTCGCCGGCGCGCTCGCGAGCGAACTCGGCGCCCGGCCGGCCCACGCCGTGGCGATCGAGCAGACGTCGGCCTCCGGCGCGGCGGCCGTCTACGAGGCGTGGAAGGCGATCGCGTCGGGAGCCTGCGAGGTCGCGCTCGCGGTCGGCGGCGAACGCATGACCCACCTCTCGACGGCGACGGCGACTGACATCGTCTCCGGGATCACCCACCCCGCGGAGTACAAACACGGGATCACGATCCCCTCGTTCGCGGGGCTGACCGCGCGCCGGTATCTCGAGCGGTACGACGCACCCCGAACGGCGCTCGCGGAGGTCGCGGTCAAGAACCACGCGCACGGCGTCGCCAACCCGAAGGCGCACTTCCGCCGCGAGATCGACGTGGCGACGGTCCTGGAGTCGCCCGTGGTCGCCGATCCGCTCCGCCTGTACGACTTCTGCCCGATCTCGGACGGCTCTGCGGCGCTGTTGCTCGCCGCTGAGAGCGCGCTCGAGGGCGACGACCACGTCCGCGTCGACGGGATCGGCGGCGCGACGGGAACCCACGTCGTCCACGAGCGAGACGACCTGACCGCTATGAGTTCGGTCGTCGACGCCGGTCAGCGGGCCTACGACCGCGCCGGTCGGAGCCCCGCGGACGTCGACCTCCTCGAGGTCCACGACATGTTCACGATCCTCGAGCTCCTCCAGCTCGAGGGGCTGGGCGTCGCGGACCGCGGAGAGTCCTGGCGGCTGGTCGAACGTGGCGCGACCGAACGCGGCGGCGACCTGCCGGTCAACACGTCCGGCGGATTGAAATCCAAGGGCCATCCGATCGCCGCATCGGGCGTCGCACAGCTCGTCGAGCTCTACGATCAGCTGACCGGACGAGCCGGCGACCGACAGATCGACGCCGACGTCGGAATGGCCTGTAACGTCGGCGGTTTCGGCAATTGCGCGATCGCGACGCTCCTGTCCGCGCCGTGA